One segment of Yersinia kristensenii DNA contains the following:
- the nusB gene encoding transcription antitermination factor NusB, producing the protein MKPAARRRARECAVQALYSWQLSKNDIADVELQFLSEQDVKDVDIAYFRELLSGVAVNAASLDALMAPVLSRQLEELGQVERAVLRIALFELSKRDDVPYKVAINEAIELAKTFGAADSHKFVNGVLDKVAPMVRKRK; encoded by the coding sequence GTGAAACCTGCTGCTCGTCGCCGCGCTCGTGAGTGCGCTGTTCAAGCGCTCTACTCTTGGCAGTTGTCTAAAAACGACATCGCTGATGTTGAATTACAGTTCCTGTCTGAGCAGGATGTCAAAGATGTAGACATCGCCTATTTTCGCGAATTGCTGTCCGGGGTTGCCGTTAATGCCGCATCTCTGGATGCGCTAATGGCGCCTGTTCTTTCCCGCCAGCTCGAAGAATTAGGTCAGGTTGAAAGAGCGGTTCTGCGTATTGCGCTGTTTGAACTGAGCAAACGTGATGATGTCCCTTATAAAGTGGCAATCAATGAAGCGATCGAATTAGCCAAAACTTTCGGCGCTGCAGATAGCCATAAGTTCGTCAACGGAGTGCTGGATAAGGTGGCTCCGATGGTGCGTAAACGAAAATAA
- the thiL gene encoding thiamine-phosphate kinase encodes MACGEFDLIARYFDRFRSNRRDVELGIGDDCALLTVAEKQLLAISTDTLVSGVHFLPDIDPADLGYKSLAVNLSDLAAMGADPAWLSLALTLPNVNEDWLQSFSDSLFDQLNYYGMQLIGGDTTRGPLSLTLTIQGLVPEGRALKRAGARIGDWIYVTGTLGDSAAGLAILQNELRVDDETDRATLVHRHLRPQPRVLQGQALRDLASSAIDISDGLISDLQHILKASHCGARIELDALPYSDALKNQVDAEQALRWALSGGEDYELCFTVPEINRGALKVALSHTGANYTCIGQIGPQTEGVKFFREGKAVEMNLRGFDHFSAGNPHGR; translated from the coding sequence ATGGCATGTGGCGAATTTGACCTCATTGCCCGCTACTTTGACCGGTTCAGAAGTAATCGCCGGGATGTAGAACTGGGTATTGGAGACGACTGCGCACTTCTTACAGTGGCAGAGAAACAGCTGTTGGCCATCAGTACAGATACACTGGTGTCGGGTGTTCATTTCCTTCCGGATATCGATCCGGCTGATCTCGGATACAAATCTTTAGCAGTAAACCTTAGCGATTTAGCGGCTATGGGAGCTGATCCTGCTTGGTTATCTCTTGCTCTGACTCTCCCTAATGTCAATGAAGATTGGCTGCAATCATTCAGTGATAGCTTGTTTGATCAACTTAATTATTACGGTATGCAATTGATCGGCGGTGACACCACGCGTGGGCCGCTAAGCCTGACATTGACCATTCAAGGTTTAGTCCCTGAAGGGCGAGCATTGAAACGCGCTGGCGCTCGGATTGGTGACTGGATTTATGTAACCGGTACATTAGGCGACAGTGCCGCTGGTCTGGCAATTTTACAAAATGAGTTGCGGGTTGATGATGAGACAGACAGGGCGACGCTAGTTCATCGCCATTTGCGTCCACAGCCCCGAGTCTTGCAGGGACAGGCTTTGCGCGATCTTGCCAGCTCGGCGATTGATATCTCTGATGGTCTCATTTCTGACCTACAACATATTCTGAAAGCCAGTCATTGCGGCGCACGTATTGAGCTGGATGCTTTGCCGTATTCTGATGCACTAAAAAATCAGGTAGATGCCGAGCAAGCTCTGCGCTGGGCGTTGAGCGGCGGTGAAGACTACGAACTATGCTTTACCGTACCGGAGATAAACCGGGGGGCGCTGAAAGTCGCATTGAGTCACACGGGCGCAAATTACACCTGTATTGGTCAGATTGGGCCACAAACGGAAGGGGTTAAATTCTTCCGTGAGGGTAAGGCGGTTGAGATGAATTTGCGTGGTTTTGATCATTTCTCAGCAGGTAACCCTCATGGTAGGTAA